The following are encoded together in the Thermococcus sibiricus MM 739 genome:
- a CDS encoding UbiA prenyltransferase family protein, whose translation MLRVIAKNTRIIDGRSFIGMGLLGMVISFKNNPEVFEALLLAISLILYVGYAFAINNCFDVDTDLLNPRKKHKNPVASGELSFKVALFTSLTTILLGGILAYFISKPAFVIYITMSFLATIYSAPPRLKSIPIADVFSHGLFFGALPFIYGGYFDGVLSDTEIFIALSLFVYSVAMELRNHLEDYESDQKANLKTTPIIIGKSTSEALINILSLLSLTLLLNLLYSPFGIVGILGVATRNRRISYRIWDSAMVLFLLVHALKVIIGV comes from the coding sequence ATGTTACGAGTTATAGCTAAGAATACAAGGATAATTGATGGAAGATCATTTATTGGTATGGGGCTTCTTGGAATGGTTATAAGTTTCAAAAATAATCCTGAGGTTTTTGAAGCCCTCTTATTGGCGATTTCACTCATATTGTATGTTGGTTATGCCTTCGCTATAAATAACTGCTTTGATGTTGATACTGACTTATTAAACCCTCGGAAAAAGCATAAAAACCCTGTTGCAAGTGGGGAATTAAGTTTTAAAGTTGCTCTTTTCACATCTCTAACTACAATACTTCTTGGAGGTATATTAGCATATTTCATCTCGAAGCCTGCTTTTGTTATTTATATTACGATGAGTTTTTTGGCTACCATCTATTCAGCTCCACCAAGGCTGAAGAGTATACCCATAGCAGATGTATTCTCTCACGGCCTTTTCTTTGGAGCGCTTCCCTTCATTTATGGTGGTTATTTTGATGGAGTGCTTAGTGACACTGAAATATTCATTGCATTATCCCTCTTTGTATACTCTGTTGCTATGGAACTTAGGAATCATTTAGAAGATTATGAAAGTGATCAAAAGGCCAATTTAAAAACAACGCCGATAATAATCGGGAAAAGCACTTCAGAGGCTCTGATTAATATTCTTTCTCTGCTCTCTCTGACTCTCCTGTTGAATTTATTATACTCTCCTTTTGGGATAGTGGGTATTTTAGGAGTTGCAACACGAAATAGAAGGATAAGTTATAGAATTTGGGATAGTGCAATGGTGTTATTTCTGCTTGTACACGCCTTAAAGGTTATAATAGGTGTTTAA
- a CDS encoding lysylphosphatidylglycerol synthase transmembrane domain-containing protein — translation MKKKVLRMLFSAVAFLISLAYLYKSIDFNELSIALKEANYEYLFLAILLSFLTLFFAATRWYLVLRRVQKTSFKRTIQAFVSGYYLMAILPPTVSHIVKVKLVGGDYFAALSSLAFGMAMEIVIILSFGFIFLGFTKLGLIGIALILLAFLYDKVFHKTALAFFRFWETLGAKKIPEKLRDWWNRGYAGWNIARKNKSGFLSVFSISLVVIFIQILGLVLVGKAFSLEISFKQALYAFLMSVIFASLSGIPSGIGANEFGILVGIGSSTKAALTAFLYKFIFQYMYSIAGAFVFYRLLGGHHEDSTG, via the coding sequence GTGAAAAAGAAAGTTTTAAGGATGCTATTTAGTGCTGTAGCTTTTTTAATCTCTTTAGCATATTTATATAAAAGTATTGATTTCAATGAGCTCTCAATTGCTCTGAAAGAAGCTAATTATGAATACCTATTCCTTGCAATCCTTTTGTCATTCCTTACCCTTTTTTTCGCAGCTACTAGGTGGTATCTTGTTTTAAGAAGGGTTCAAAAAACGAGTTTTAAACGGACAATCCAAGCTTTTGTTAGCGGGTACTATCTTATGGCGATTCTACCTCCCACCGTAAGCCATATAGTAAAAGTTAAACTGGTTGGGGGAGATTATTTTGCAGCTTTGTCATCTCTTGCCTTCGGGATGGCAATGGAAATTGTGATTATACTCTCATTTGGATTCATCTTTTTGGGGTTTACAAAACTGGGTCTTATTGGGATAGCTCTAATTTTACTTGCCTTCTTGTATGATAAGGTTTTTCACAAAACAGCGTTAGCTTTTTTCAGATTTTGGGAAACTCTCGGTGCAAAAAAGATTCCTGAAAAGCTAAGGGATTGGTGGAACAGGGGATACGCAGGATGGAACATTGCTCGGAAAAATAAATCTGGATTTTTATCAGTGTTCTCAATCTCTCTTGTGGTGATATTTATTCAGATTTTGGGGTTGGTGTTAGTAGGAAAGGCATTCTCTCTTGAAATTTCTTTTAAACAGGCCCTTTATGCATTTTTAATGAGTGTTATTTTTGCATCTTTAAGTGGAATTCCATCGGGAATAGGTGCAAATGAATTTGGCATTCTTGTAGGGATCGGTTCATCCACAAAAGCAGCCCTTACTGCGTTTCTGTATAAATTCATCTTTCAGTACATGTACTCAATTGCAGGTGCTTTTGTGTTTTACAGACTCTTAGGTGGTCATCATGAAGATAGCACTGGTTAG
- a CDS encoding glycosyltransferase family 4 protein produces the protein MKIALVSDWYYPKIGGVASHMHNLALKLKERGHEVAIVTNNWETGKESELAEKGIDLIKIPGVVSPVLDINLSYGLKSSEELNEFLHDFDVIHSHHAFTPLALKAAKAGRIMNKATLLTTHSISFAHDSRLWEALGLTIPVFTSYLKYPHRIIAVSKAARAFVEHFTDSPISIIPNGVDDKRFTPLRNKEELKSRLGIEGKVVLYVSRMAYRKGPHVLLNAFSKIEDATLVMVGNGEMLPFLKLQAKFLGIDEKVVFMGYVEDNKLPELFGIADVFVLPSVTAEAFGIVVLEAMAAGVPVVATSVGGIPEIVKENEAGILVPPGNELALRNAIQRILTDQKLREWYGSNGRRAVEEKYSWDKVVLKIEKAYEEVLLSK, from the coding sequence ATGAAGATAGCACTGGTTAGTGATTGGTACTATCCAAAAATAGGGGGAGTAGCATCTCACATGCATAACTTAGCCTTGAAATTAAAGGAAAGAGGTCATGAAGTTGCTATAGTGACTAATAACTGGGAAACAGGGAAAGAAAGTGAATTAGCTGAAAAAGGCATTGATTTGATAAAGATTCCAGGGGTAGTTTCACCAGTTCTTGATATTAATTTAAGCTATGGTCTTAAATCCTCTGAAGAACTTAATGAGTTCCTACATGATTTTGATGTTATTCACTCTCATCATGCATTTACTCCCCTTGCATTGAAAGCTGCCAAAGCAGGAAGAATAATGAATAAAGCAACGTTACTTACAACCCATAGCATATCTTTTGCCCATGATTCACGCCTTTGGGAAGCTCTAGGATTGACAATTCCAGTATTTACATCCTACCTGAAATATCCGCATAGGATAATTGCAGTTAGTAAAGCAGCTAGGGCATTTGTTGAGCATTTTACTGATTCACCAATATCCATTATCCCAAATGGTGTTGATGACAAGCGATTTACCCCTCTGAGGAATAAAGAAGAGTTAAAGTCCAGACTTGGGATTGAGGGGAAGGTTGTCTTATACGTTAGTAGAATGGCTTACCGAAAAGGCCCGCATGTTCTTTTGAATGCGTTTTCTAAAATAGAGGATGCAACCTTAGTAATGGTTGGAAATGGGGAAATGCTCCCTTTCCTTAAATTACAGGCAAAATTCCTTGGAATTGACGAAAAAGTTGTTTTCATGGGGTATGTGGAAGATAATAAACTTCCAGAACTCTTTGGAATCGCAGATGTTTTTGTCTTACCTTCGGTCACAGCAGAGGCATTTGGAATAGTTGTTCTTGAGGCAATGGCTGCAGGAGTTCCAGTGGTAGCTACCAGTGTTGGTGGAATCCCGGAGATTGTGAAAGAAAATGAAGCAGGGATACTTGTACCGCCTGGAAATGAACTTGCTCTTAGAAATGCCATCCAACGAATCTTAACTGATCAAAAACTTAGAGAATGGTATGGAAGTAATGGAAGAAGGGCCGTAGAGGAAAAGTACTCATGGGATAAAGTGGTTCTTAAAATAGAAAAAGCTTATGAGGAAGTTCTTTTGAGTAAATGA
- a CDS encoding creatininase family protein has product MKMEELTWEDFEKIKTRVKGLILPVGSVEAHGKHLPLGTDVFAPLEISRRVEEKLKDRGIDILIAPPIWYGHSFVLNVYPGTINVKSGTFQKYVQEILEEFAKEGFEKVIILNGHGGNIYPLIGAAEEVVEKYDVEVVLINWWMDFKEEISRICSSQGHAGEDETSVILAINPELVKMEKAIGERRTRPVRIIKKDIGLDIFPNGVNDNPHNATAEKGEEILEVVSEKITNILVELL; this is encoded by the coding sequence ATGAAAATGGAAGAACTCACTTGGGAAGATTTTGAAAAAATAAAGACGCGGGTAAAAGGCCTCATACTTCCTGTGGGCAGTGTGGAAGCTCATGGAAAACACTTACCTTTGGGTACGGACGTTTTTGCACCTCTTGAGATATCAAGAAGAGTTGAAGAAAAACTAAAGGATAGGGGGATTGATATACTCATTGCTCCTCCCATTTGGTATGGACATAGTTTTGTTTTGAATGTGTACCCGGGGACAATAAATGTAAAATCTGGGACATTCCAAAAGTACGTGCAGGAAATTCTAGAGGAATTTGCTAAAGAAGGCTTTGAGAAAGTTATAATCTTAAATGGCCATGGGGGAAACATATACCCCCTTATTGGAGCTGCTGAAGAAGTTGTCGAAAAATATGATGTGGAAGTCGTACTAATAAACTGGTGGATGGATTTCAAAGAGGAGATATCGAGGATATGTTCCTCTCAGGGGCATGCAGGTGAAGATGAAACCTCCGTAATTCTTGCAATAAATCCAGAACTTGTAAAAATGGAAAAAGCCATAGGGGAGAGAAGAACCCGACCCGTCAGGATAATCAAAAAGGACATTGGACTTGATATCTTTCCAAATGGGGTAAATGATAATCCCCATAACGCTACTGCGGAAAAAGGAGAGGAGATATTGGAAGTAGTTAGTGAAAAAATAACAAACATTTTGGTGGAGTTGCTATGA
- a CDS encoding C2H2-type zinc finger protein, whose protein sequence is MAVLKAIKLMNRDKEIVFKCPRCGRVFKKSKDYTRHVNRAHGHLFKKA, encoded by the coding sequence ATGGCAGTGTTAAAGGCAATTAAACTTATGAATAGGGACAAAGAGATAGTTTTTAAATGTCCCAGATGTGGAAGGGTATTTAAAAAGAGCAAGGATTACACAAGACATGTAAATAGAGCGCATGGCCATCTTTTTAAAAAGGCATGA
- a CDS encoding DUF7343 domain-containing protein, with protein MVTGLKTRFTVTTLIIALIIGSFMSILVYAQEESTNRPEYDLIIVRNDDLIDYITVQPYARLLDIPVLPVNPQGLDEKTWAQLYSYVQLGWKKILIVGNSNAVSKEVEDELLKMGYSVTRIGGDVRTETAEKLAIHFYPTGSKTVVIASALDYGSALAASKFAMEYELPMLLTLENDLSEHAIAGLSSLNPDLVIIVGTGINETIETKLHSMGYQTYWLGRTVEKPPVSPPKEPSPYTYSFIGAVLALAITVPVVLYWAKKRWYSNKIPVEVLTEKERIVVKALIDQGGKVKQEDLPELTGYSRPTVSRIIQELEKKQLVEREKVGKTFIVKLVKEIDLKE; from the coding sequence GTGGTGACCGGATTGAAGACAAGATTCACAGTAACAACACTAATTATAGCATTGATTATAGGGTCATTTATGAGTATCTTAGTATATGCACAAGAAGAAAGTACCAATAGGCCAGAATACGACCTAATAATTGTTAGAAATGATGATCTGATTGATTATATTACAGTTCAGCCCTATGCACGACTTCTTGATATTCCTGTCCTTCCTGTTAACCCCCAAGGATTAGATGAAAAAACTTGGGCCCAATTGTATTCTTATGTCCAGCTGGGATGGAAGAAAATACTGATAGTTGGAAATTCAAATGCTGTAAGTAAGGAAGTTGAAGATGAGCTCCTTAAAATGGGTTATAGCGTTACCAGAATAGGTGGTGATGTTAGAACAGAAACTGCAGAAAAATTAGCGATTCATTTTTACCCAACTGGCTCAAAGACAGTTGTAATAGCAAGTGCTCTAGATTACGGATCGGCCTTAGCAGCATCAAAATTTGCCATGGAGTATGAGCTTCCAATGTTACTAACACTCGAAAATGACTTATCTGAGCACGCAATTGCAGGGTTATCGAGTTTAAATCCAGATCTTGTAATAATCGTCGGCACTGGAATAAACGAGACAATAGAAACAAAACTCCACAGTATGGGGTATCAAACCTACTGGCTGGGTAGAACGGTTGAAAAACCACCTGTTTCGCCCCCTAAAGAACCCTCACCATATACATATTCATTTATCGGTGCAGTATTGGCTTTAGCCATCACCGTACCTGTTGTGCTCTATTGGGCAAAGAAGAGATGGTATTCCAACAAAATACCAGTAGAAGTACTTACAGAAAAAGAAAGAATCGTGGTAAAAGCACTAATAGACCAAGGGGGCAAAGTAAAACAAGAGGATCTTCCTGAACTTACGGGGTACTCTAGGCCCACTGTTAGTAGAATAATTCAAGAGCTAGAAAAGAAGCAGTTAGTTGAAAGAGAAAAAGTGGGCAAGACTTTTATCGTCAAACTTGTCAAGGAGATAGACTTGAAAGAATGA
- a CDS encoding metal-dependent hydrolase, which translates to MVRIRFLGHAAFEIEGEGKKILIDPFLSGNPTAAAKPEDFERIDLILVTHAHGDHIGDSVKIAQRTGAKIVAMYDIASYLVEENQGITTVGMNYGPTEVDGVKLVQVPAWHSSSAGGYSIGNACGYIMEFEGIKIYHAGDTYVFKDMELFAELYGIDVALLPIGGHFTMGPKEATKAVEFLRPKYVIPMHYGTFPPIAKNPEEFKALVGDKAEVIILKPGEVFEL; encoded by the coding sequence ATGGTAAGAATTAGATTTTTAGGGCACGCTGCTTTTGAAATAGAAGGTGAAGGAAAGAAGATACTCATTGACCCATTTTTGAGTGGAAACCCTACCGCAGCTGCAAAACCAGAGGATTTTGAGAGAATAGATTTAATTCTCGTAACCCATGCTCACGGAGATCATATAGGAGATAGTGTAAAAATTGCTCAAAGAACTGGAGCAAAGATAGTAGCGATGTATGATATAGCCAGCTATCTCGTGGAAGAAAACCAAGGGATAACTACAGTAGGGATGAACTATGGTCCCACCGAAGTTGATGGTGTTAAACTAGTCCAAGTGCCAGCTTGGCATTCAAGTAGTGCTGGAGGATACAGCATAGGTAATGCATGTGGATACATCATGGAATTTGAGGGAATAAAAATATATCATGCCGGGGATACTTACGTGTTTAAAGACATGGAACTCTTTGCAGAACTTTACGGAATAGATGTAGCATTGCTTCCAATAGGAGGCCACTTCACAATGGGACCGAAGGAAGCTACAAAAGCTGTTGAATTCCTTAGGCCGAAATACGTTATTCCAATGCACTATGGAACATTTCCACCAATAGCCAAGAACCCCGAAGAGTTTAAAGCACTTGTTGGAGACAAGGCAGAAGTCATTATATTGAAACCTGGAGAGGTTTTTGAGCTTTGA